Genomic window (Corvus cornix cornix isolate S_Up_H32 chromosome 4A, ASM73873v5, whole genome shotgun sequence):
AAGGCTCTCACGCAGgcacctgagctgctcctggcccaGCTTGATCTTCTCCTCCAACTCCCGCTGCTCAGCAATGAGGGCTGACTTCATCTTGACGAAGTGCTGGTagtcctggagctgctcagcaggcaGGTACCGTGCCACCATGGCACCCACTgcctcctcccgccgccccACGTGCTCCTTCAGCTCTTTGGCatcctccagctgtgccaccagcagccGCTGCTTCTCCCGCAGAGCCAGCTGTGGAGAAGATGGCTGGCATTGGCAGGGCATCCCACAGCCCAAAACCTCATGGGTGAGGGTCCCCTGCCCCATGCTCACCTTGTCCTCAGCAGGGGCGTGCGgccccaggctgcccagggcagtttCCACCCGGGCCAGGCGCCCcgagagggagagcaggaggttGATCACCTTGTCCAGGTCGCCCACGAAGAGGCGGTACTTGTCGAACTCCCCTGGGGTGCAGAGGGCTTGCAGGCGGGCAGCCACATCCTCACCCAGTGCCCCATTGGCACTAatgtcctcctgcagcccccgttgtgcctcctgcagcaccaccaGCTTGCGGCTCAGGCTCTCgatcagctgcagctgccagagcaaagGGGTCAGGGGTAACTGGGGCCACTTCCCATGGGATCGGGGGACTGGCACAGAGGTGTaggggtgctgtgctgggacccaCAGAACACAAGAACCTTGTAGTACCCCTGGTTCCCACGAGCTACTGGCAATTCCCAGTCCCCACAAGAATCTGTCAATGTCTCAGATTCCCTGTGCACTTAATGGATGCCCCCGGCCCCTGTGGACATCTGGGAACATCCCAGTCCCTGCAAGCACTCAGCATCTGGAGATGCCGCTGGTCCCCAGTGAGCATCTGGTGAGACTCCCAGGTCCCGCAAGCAGCTGACAATGCCCCTGGTCCTTGCAGACATCTGGCAATGTCCCAGCCCCTTGTGAGCATATAGCAATGTTCCTGGTCCCCGCAAGCATCCAGCAACGACCCCCGTGCCCATGAGTGCCTGGTGATGTCCCCAGTTCCCATGAGCAACCAATGATGTCTCAGTCCCTCTGAGCATTCAGAAATGCCCCCAGTCTCCATGAGCACCCGGCAAGGGCAGTGGGGAACCTTGAGGGCATTGTCCCCAGCAGTGTCTGTACCTTCTTTTCCACCAGCTCGTGGTCcacctcctcctcatcctccaaGCTCCCCTCCACTACCTCCGGCAGCACCTTCACCTTGTTGGGTGGCTCAGCTTTGCCCACTGCAACACCGTAGTGCACTGGGAAGGaactggagctggcagcactcCTGGGAGGCGGCGAGATGGGCTCAAAACCTTGCCTGGGTAGACAGAGATACAGAGATAAGGACTGGGGGTGTCAGCCTGCCCTTGGCATGGGGCCCGGTGCCATGCCAGCCCTACCTGTCCTGTGCCACAGCCTCCACATGCCAGTCCTGCTGGAGACACTTCCGCCAGGCCTGTCGCTCCCCTGCCATCAGCAGCTCACCCATCACCTCAGTGGCGGTGCCAGGGGGAGCCAAGGGGGCCAGGACATTGGCCAGGGAATGGTCCCTGACAGCCACATCCCACAGCAGTTCCTCGGAGTCCATACAGCGGGTGTGGGGCcggctgccctggcagctcacTCCCTCCACTGCCCCAGAACTGGGCTTGAGTGCCTCCggcagagcagggccagggccacAATGCAGGGACAGTGAGCACTCACCCACCCCACGGGgactggcacagccctgctcctggttCTGGATGAGCCTTTGGGGCTGCTCCTCCATCTCCCGGGACTGCTTCATCTTTGTCCgcttctccccagctcctgaCAACCTGCCAACACCCACCCAGGGCATGTCAGGTCCCCTGCCCACCCGTGGGGACATGGACACTCAAGGCAATGGCCATCCCAGGTAAAGAGGTCAGGGACACCCCACAACATAAAATACCCCCACAGGGTGCTCCAAGGGGTGGATTAGGATGCTCTGACACAGGGTACAAGGGTCCACAAAAGCCCCCTCGTGTGTCCCGGCAGTGCCTGCAGCCTCACTCCCACCCCCATGCCATGGCAGCACTTGCCTGAAAATCTCAGCGTTGGTAGCATCAGGCCCAGGAGTCCTGCGGAGTGATCTGGGGGGCTCAGGTCGGGGCCACGCACCTGGTGGAGCAGGAGGGCGAGCAGTGTGCCCCCAGGACTGGCCCTCCCGCTCCCCGGTGAGGCTCTGTGACCGCTCCCTCACTGCCTCAGCAATGCTGCGGATTGGCATTGGGgcagcagagaaggcagagccATGCCCAGCACCATCTGGTGGGTGCTGGGATGCCCGGCGTTGCCTGTACTTCTCCCAGTTGGGGGGAGGTGGGCGGGGAGGTGGGGGGCCCTTCTTTTTGGAGATGCTGGGAGGGTCCAGCTTGGCACGGAAATGGTCCTTCCGGTCACGGCCCCAGGGGCTGGCAGGTTCCAGGTTGAGGTGGCTCTCAGAGAAGGCTCTGCCCCGTAGTGGGCGGTGCAGCGGATCCAGGGGGCTCTCAGTGGTGTGGGCCAGGCGGTCACTATCCCACAAGAGGTCGTGTGTGGATGTGGCCCGGTAGCAGGGTGGCCACTCTGGCTCAGTGCTCTCAAGGCAGGTGTGGAATGGGCCAAGCCTTGGGAAACCCAGCGGGTAGCTGGAGAGCTCACTAGAAGAGAAGGAAGCACCCATCCTCCCGCACACAGTCACCCATCTGGCAGTTCAGGCCCATTTCATGCCCTGCCTCATTTACCCCAGCGAGCCACCCAGTCACACTGGTGGGAGAAGCCCAGGCTCATCCGCTGGGCACAGCCTCCTGGAGATGGCCCCAGACCTCTGGGGAAGGGTAAGGGACCTGTGGACACCTCCTCACACTCCCTTGCCCTGCATGCCGCCTCCCGCCTCAAAGAGCACCACGCCAAGGATGGCCAAGGCAATATGGGAGGCACTTTGTACATCCTCAATCAAAATCATGCCAGTCCCCACATCCCCCTGGCGGAAGTCCCCACACACATCCTAGCACCGTGGCACCTGGCATGGGCTCACCTGATGGACTGGCTGACTTTCCTGGTTATTGCAGGTGGTTCCCACTCATCCTGAGGAAATTCCTGGTTGCGGGAGGAGGGAGTGTGAAATCCCCCTCCTCAGCACCTCTGTCCCATCCCCATTCAGGTGCAGAAGGCATGCAGGAGGTCTGCAGGGCCAAACTGGGCACAGTACTCCGCACCCCAACCCAGGGTCATATTCCAGGGGTGCAAGGgggtgccagtgctgctccccagcacagtCCCACAGGGCCAAGTTACTCACCGGGACAAAAGCTCTCTGGGGGGGCCAGGCATCGCTCTCCTCTCGCCCGGGATGGGGGGCCGGGCAGCAGCAGTCAGGGCAGCGCACCCAGGGCACAGGGTGACAGCGGCAGGTGTGGCCACGGGGCAGTGGTGGTGGGCACAGGTCCCCTCCACAGTAGCGGCAGGGCTCAGGGCACAGGGGAACCCCACAGGGGTAGGAGAAGCCCCGCAGGTAATCTGGCTCCCCCGGCCTCCCCAGTGGCTTGTAACAGTGGGGCTGCTCCCGGCAGCACTCAGCATAggggccagcagagccagggcgGCTGGGTGAGGCGGGGCTGTAGGGCTGGTCCACGGAGAGGCGGCGGACATCCCGGTGCTCAGGGCCATGGGGCTGGAAGGCGCCAGGATTCCCTACTGGCGGCTTGCTGTGCCGGGGTGGTGCCGGTCGGCTGCTCTCCTCAAAGAACCGGCGGCGGTCGGCGAAAGGCAGCAGGACCGCCTCGTCGCTGCCCCGTGGTGGGGAGCTGCGCGCCGCCGGGGCCTGGCTGTATCCCTCCAGTTCACTGGGGCTGGGCGAGTGCTGCGGCTGCAGCTTGTGCTCTGGGGACCAGCGCCAGCGGCCCCTGGCTGTTGGCGCCACCCGCTCAAGGGACGGGGGCCCTTTaggggctggcactgggtcAAGGGTGGGGATACCCCGGTCCCCAGAGCGGCCAGCGTTCCTGCTGTCCTCACTCGGTGCAGGGCTGAGACActcaggcagggcagggggtcTCTCTGCCAGTACACTGCCCTCAGGAGgctcctcagtctcctccacTGGCTCCTCACCAGGTGGAGGTGCACCAGGACCCCGGCTCTTCTGCAGCTGGGCCTTGCGCCGCTGGATCTCGTTGCGCAGGCTGGTGGCGAAGCGGTCGCTGCGGCGGCGCATCTGAGCAGAGCGGTGGGGTGGACCCCCAGCCCGCCGGGCTCCTCCCCggctctcctcctcccctggccCCTCAGTGCTGAGTGCTGGGCTGGCCCCCTGGCCATCCTGCCCACAGgcttgctgcagctcagggcagcaACGGCAGGGCGGCGCGCGGCAGCAAGGCTCTGGGCAGTGTGGGGGTCCTGGGCAGCCCCTGTGGTTCCCCCCCGCTGCCCTCAGGATGCAGCGGGGACAAGGTCCAGCGTTGCCCACTGGGGGCTGGCGAGGCTCGCCCgctgccagtgcccagctggAGGGAGCGGAGCTGGGAGGCCAGCAGTTGCTCGGGAGCACTGTGCCG
Coding sequences:
- the SHROOM4 gene encoding LOW QUALITY PROTEIN: protein Shroom4 (The sequence of the model RefSeq protein was modified relative to this genomic sequence to represent the inferred CDS: inserted 2 bases in 2 codons), producing MERAEGRPGAPQYVHVQLQGGAPWGFTLRGGLEHGEPLIVSKVEDGGKAALSRRLQPGDELVNISGTPLYGSRQEALILIKGSYRTLKMIVRRRSVPVLRPHSWHVAKLAESRPDIPTMHCPADAFSLSWPSGCDVSTDRSSSIGSMESLDHPGQAYYEGDPSPVDQGMYHSKRDSAYSSFSASSIASDCALSLRPEEAVSINSSLQGPCKASDGRYLTTGAEPSVSWHPEAWRAPVPPQPPVRRDSLRPAPAGRGERRQASVSADMLHAKGRWISDTFLCQRDGEVEVVGRRTLASYPTKDRLSADQYYMLSSHPDRCPAEPLLGESMESDNQPYLDDSMHRVPDAMTAGDNPLLSPFKGHMSHRHSAPEQLLASQLRSLQLGTGSGRASPAPSGQRWTLSPLHPEGXRGGTTGAAQXPPHCPEPCCRAPPCRCCPELQQACGQDGQGASPALSTEGPGEEESRGGARRAGGPPHRSAQMRRRSDRFATSLRNEIQRRKAQLQKSRGPGAPPPGEEPVEETEEPPEGSVLAERPPALPECLSPAPSEDSRNAGRSGDRGIPTLDPVPAPKGPPSLERVAPTARGRWRWSPEHKLQPQHSPSPSELEGYSQAPAARSSPPRGSDEAVLLPFADRRRFFEESSRPAPPRHSKPPVGNPGAFQPHGPEHRDVRRLSVDQPYSPASPSRPGSAGPYAECCREQPHCYKPLGRPGEPDYLRGFSYPCGVPLCPEPCRYCGGDLCPPPLPRGHTCRCHPVPWVRCPDCCCPAPHPGREESDAWPPQRAFVPEFPQDEWEPPAITRKVSQSISELSSYPLGFPRLGPFHTCLESTEPEWPPCYRATSTHDLLWDSDRLAHTTESPLDPLHRPLRGRAFSESHLNLEPASPWGRDRKDHFRAKLDPPSISKKKGPPPPRPPPPNWEKYRQRRASQHPPDGAGHGSAFSAAPMPIRSIAEAVRERSQSLTGEREGQSWGHTARPPAPPGAWPRPEPPRSLRRTPGPDATNAEIFRLSGAGEKRTKMKQSREMEEQPQRLIQNQEQGCASPRGVGECSLSLHCGPGPALPEALKPSSGAVEGVSCQGSRPHTRCMDSEELLWDVAVRDHSLANVLAPLAPPGTATEVMGELLMAGERQAWRKCLQQDWHVEAVAQDRQGFEPISPPPRSAASSSSFPVHYGVAVGKAEPPNKVKVLPEVVEGSLEDEEEVDHELVEKKLQLIESLSRKLVVLQEAQRGLQEDISANGALGEDVAARLQALCTPGEFDKYRLFVGDLDKVINLLLSLSGRLARVETALGSLGPHAPAEDKLALREKQRLLVAQLEDAKELKEHVGRREEAVGAMVARYLPAEQLQDYQHFVKMKSALIAEQRELEEKIKLGQEQLRCLRESLGQASKGC